The following coding sequences lie in one Apium graveolens cultivar Ventura chromosome 3, ASM990537v1, whole genome shotgun sequence genomic window:
- the LOC141714276 gene encoding uncharacterized protein LOC141714276, whose product MAVWATTYQALSMFFASIMKINHGTIVEIDAVPHAEERGTSVCKRIFWCLKAMMDGWQHARLVILIDGTFLKGRYRGKLLIAMGVDSNNHPFPLCYGLVDEETYEKWSWFLQRIRRHVCRQKAGVCIISDRAASIISAIRDPQNGFTEPLGIHRFCLLHVRSNFCHH is encoded by the coding sequence ATGGCAGTTTGGGCTACAACATACCAAGCTCTTTCCATGTTTTTTGCATCCATCATGAAGATAAATCACGGAACCATTGTTGAGATCGATGCTGTGCCTCATGCTGAGGAACGGGGCACGTCCGTATGCAAGCGAATCTTTTGGTGTTTGAAGGCAATGATGGACGGGTGGCAACATGCGCGTCTTGTGATTTTAATAGACGGAACTTTCTTAAAGGGAAGATATAGGGGCAAGTTGCTTATTGCTATGGGTGTCGATTCGAATAACCACCCTTTTCCTCTTTGTTATGGCTTGGTTGATGAGGAGACGTATGAGAAGTGGTCTTGGTTTCTGCAACGTATTCGGAGACATGTTTGTCGCCAAAAGGCCGGCGTGTGCATCATCTCCGATCGTGCAGCCAGTATTATCTCTGCAATACGAGACCCTCAAAACGGATTTACTGAGCCATTAGGAATCCATAGGTTCTGTCTACTCCATGTCAGAAGCAACTTTTGCCATCATTAA